In Oscillatoria acuminata PCC 6304, a single window of DNA contains:
- a CDS encoding protein kinase domain-containing protein: MTISLKGYTIIEKIYEGVNTIVYRAQRELDDQRVILKLLKAEYPTPEELAKLHHEYEITRNLNSSGIIKVYALETFEYNQLALVLEDMGGVSLKHYLTGIRLNLKEFLQVAIQLAEILGEIHNAHIIHRDLHPLNIIIQGKTQQVKITDFSISIVQKAINPGAVEGTLPYMSPEQTGRMNRELDYRSDFYSLGVTFYEMLLGELPFQGTDPMEIVHAHLAKNPRPLTEVKPEIPRAVSNMVMKLLAKNPEDRYQSAYGLKGDLVTCLTQLNETGKITKFALGTADLSGELLVSEKLYGRDRELALLQEAYWRIRRQAPVISAISGPDKTGELPSSSCEIVLICGNSGVGKSALLQAMHQPLLRQTGYFISGKFERYRSNIPYGGLIEAFQQLIRLILSESEDRITAWREQILLQLGQNGQVIIDLIPEVELIIGKQTPVPVLPPSESQNRLSVVFQKFLSVFTTQEHPLVLFLDDLHWADAASMTLLQAIVSASDRQCLLLIGAYPENEIDSPRHPLLQMIRRFQQSGVRITPISLEPLNIDCLNQLIADTLSCPTVRSRPLAELVHHKTHGNPFFVRMLLKSLIQDNLLVCNLSAGRWEWDLPRIEQLSITDNVVDLMVNKIQQLPESTQNALQVAACIGNIFYIDILALVNEKSLSATATDLQEAVQQGLILPVANTYKIPLIFGNEEPVALPVDNLVVAYQFLHDRVAQVAYSLISEERKQQVHLKVGKLLLKHCTAEEREEKLFEIVNHLNIGLSLISSQSERSKIAHLNFLAGQKAKATMAYKNAVKYLSKAVKLLPGDSWISRYEFTLNLYNELIEAEYLGANYERANQLAQDALKNTRTLLEKISIYEKKIQSYVSQNQMDNAINTGAMVLQLLGITLPKQPNQFHRIWGAIRTQWILKNKSIEDLAALPTMSNPEKLAAMRILVAMTPAAYVSSVNMLHLVVYTMIDLCVKHGNSVLSAFAYGFYGVLLYGSWSDIKGGDRSGELALRLLEQFDDKTMKAKVGDLVYAHIKHAKIPLQDTIAPLKKAFNYGLETGDIEWAGHAALHYCNHNLFRGEPLDAVAAESDHYIAWMVQLKLDFHVHYARIWRQFILNLQGELPNPCLLSGDSFEEETLLPTLIESNNTMSVFAAYLAKTILCYLFGEYERAVYYAALAENYQQGVVGLLSVNEHNFYQSLALLALYPQGTTAQKIRGLARVQLAQQKMKRWALHAPQNYRHKYELVEAEKARVLGRTVAAMNHYDRAIKSARKYGYIHEAAIACERAGEFYQQLNLDKITSTYITEAYYAYLRWGATRKVSELDATYSNSIARGSLEGQGGVMSTTTTISTTTGSHAGLLDLTAFVKASAAINGEIVLDNLLKKLMKIVMENAGAETISLILETNNKLYIEATGSTHETEVMISQHIPVENSSRLPLSIINYVARTQESVVIKEAIAEERFIHDSYIIDDQPQSILCAPIVHQSKLIGILYLENNITTGAFTPDRLEVLKLLSSQAAISIENARLYTNLLTSSEELERKNRALQDLDELKDEFLASTSHELCTPLNGIIGITESMLDGATGEMSELQRANLSLVFSSGQTLAQLVQDLLDFSKLKHKNIQLDLKPLGMREITNVVLTICQPLVRGKTLQLVNAVGKDVPLVDADENRVQQILHNLVGNAIKYTDAGTIEVSASVLSGQEGLMTEDEEGDTADGGWSRVRYPRSILQGKVTRPAMTLETEHLYLAITVSDTGIGITESKLSQIFELFEQSDGTSLRAYGSVGLGLSIAKQLVELHEGKIWVESNVGEGSRFTFTLPISANQVQTPEIPSREPEEPEEPVVTEEENVPISGAIAPVEGWRTRSNGEFQILIVDDEPINLQVLVNHLSLENYAIATASNGPEALAEMENGLRPDLILLDVMMPKMTGYEVCQRIREKFPANELPVVLLTARNQASDMMEAFGSGANDYLTKPISKNELLARIKMHIQLSKINLAYARFVPREFIQFLGYDTILDVQLGDQVQKDMTILFSDIRSFTTLSERMSPRENFNFINSYLSRVGPVIRNHHGFIDKYIGDAVMALFPDTAEDAMRAAIEMQKQVMIYNVHRQKSGYMPIAIGIGLHTGSLMLGTIGEEQRMETTVISDAVNLASRMEGLTKLYGAAIVISGQTLIHLDDPTKYNYRFLGKVQVKGKKDSVAVFEVLDCYPQSLIDTKLGSRTKFERGIVLYQGEKFAEAHQLFRKVLENNPQDQAARFYVERCEYFLRHGISKVWEGLDPLNVNEKL; this comes from the coding sequence ATGACGATCTCGCTTAAAGGCTACACCATCATTGAAAAAATTTACGAAGGTGTCAACACCATCGTTTATCGCGCTCAACGAGAACTCGACGATCAACGAGTCATCCTCAAGTTGCTCAAAGCCGAGTACCCCACCCCGGAGGAACTGGCTAAACTTCACCATGAATATGAAATTACGCGAAATTTGAACAGTTCGGGGATCATCAAGGTGTATGCCTTGGAAACCTTTGAATATAATCAGCTTGCCCTCGTCCTCGAAGATATGGGCGGGGTTTCCCTCAAACACTATTTGACGGGAATCCGGTTAAATTTAAAAGAATTTTTACAGGTCGCTATCCAACTAGCGGAAATTTTAGGAGAAATTCATAACGCCCATATTATTCATCGCGACCTTCATCCTTTAAATATTATTATTCAGGGGAAAACCCAGCAAGTCAAAATTACAGATTTTAGTATTTCTATCGTCCAAAAGGCCATCAATCCCGGGGCAGTCGAGGGAACCTTGCCCTATATGTCGCCGGAGCAAACGGGGCGGATGAATCGGGAACTGGATTATCGGTCTGACTTTTATTCTCTTGGGGTAACCTTTTATGAAATGCTCCTGGGAGAACTGCCCTTTCAAGGGACAGATCCGATGGAAATTGTCCATGCCCATTTAGCCAAAAATCCCCGTCCCCTCACGGAAGTTAAGCCGGAAATTCCCCGGGCGGTTTCTAATATGGTGATGAAACTGTTGGCAAAAAACCCGGAAGACCGCTATCAAAGTGCTTACGGACTCAAAGGGGATCTGGTCACCTGTTTGACTCAACTCAACGAAACGGGCAAAATCACAAAGTTCGCCCTAGGGACGGCGGATTTATCTGGGGAATTGCTCGTTTCTGAAAAACTCTATGGGCGCGATCGCGAACTGGCGCTCCTCCAAGAAGCCTACTGGAGAATCCGCCGCCAAGCCCCCGTCATCTCCGCCATTTCTGGCCCGGATAAAACCGGAGAACTCCCCTCCTCTTCCTGTGAAATTGTCCTGATTTGCGGCAATTCTGGGGTAGGGAAATCGGCCTTACTTCAGGCCATGCACCAACCCTTGCTCAGACAAACCGGCTATTTTATTTCGGGAAAATTTGAGCGGTATAGAAGCAATATCCCCTACGGCGGATTGATTGAAGCCTTCCAGCAATTAATTCGCTTGATTTTAAGCGAAAGTGAAGACCGAATCACCGCATGGCGAGAGCAAATTTTATTGCAACTGGGCCAAAATGGTCAAGTCATTATTGACCTGATTCCGGAAGTGGAACTGATTATTGGCAAACAGACCCCGGTTCCGGTTTTACCCCCTTCGGAATCCCAGAATCGGTTAAGTGTCGTCTTTCAAAAATTCTTGAGCGTTTTTACGACTCAAGAACATCCCCTGGTGCTATTTTTAGATGATTTACATTGGGCGGATGCGGCATCGATGACTTTGTTACAGGCGATCGTCAGCGCATCCGATCGCCAATGTTTGCTGCTGATTGGAGCCTATCCCGAAAACGAAATCGATAGCCCTCGCCATCCCTTACTCCAAATGATCCGGCGGTTTCAACAGTCCGGAGTGCGGATTACCCCGATCTCCCTCGAACCTTTAAATATCGACTGTCTCAACCAACTGATTGCCGATACCCTCAGCTGTCCCACGGTGCGATCTCGACCCTTAGCGGAACTCGTCCACCATAAAACTCATGGCAATCCTTTTTTTGTCAGGATGTTGCTCAAGTCTCTGATCCAAGATAATCTCCTGGTTTGTAACCTCAGTGCAGGGCGTTGGGAGTGGGATCTTCCCCGAATTGAGCAACTTTCCATCACCGATAATGTGGTGGATTTAATGGTCAATAAAATTCAACAGCTTCCCGAATCTACCCAAAATGCTTTACAAGTTGCCGCTTGTATCGGGAATATTTTTTATATTGATATTCTAGCCCTCGTCAATGAAAAATCCCTCTCTGCCACCGCTACAGACCTCCAGGAAGCAGTCCAGCAAGGGTTAATTTTACCCGTCGCCAATACTTATAAAATCCCCTTAATTTTTGGCAATGAGGAACCCGTAGCCTTGCCGGTGGATAACTTAGTCGTAGCCTATCAGTTCTTGCACGATCGCGTAGCCCAGGTCGCCTATTCTCTGATTTCTGAGGAACGTAAACAACAGGTTCACCTCAAAGTTGGCAAGCTCCTGCTCAAACATTGCACCGCCGAAGAACGGGAAGAAAAGCTGTTTGAGATTGTCAATCATTTGAACATCGGCTTGAGTTTAATCTCTTCTCAATCGGAAAGGAGTAAAATTGCTCATCTCAATTTCCTAGCCGGTCAAAAAGCCAAGGCTACAATGGCTTATAAAAATGCGGTGAAATATCTCTCCAAAGCCGTCAAACTTTTACCCGGAGATAGCTGGATTTCTCGATATGAATTTACCTTAAATCTCTACAATGAATTAATTGAAGCTGAATATTTAGGGGCCAACTACGAACGAGCCAATCAACTCGCCCAGGATGCGCTCAAAAATACCCGAACCTTATTAGAAAAGATTAGCATCTACGAAAAGAAAATCCAATCTTACGTTTCTCAGAATCAAATGGACAACGCCATCAATACCGGGGCGATGGTTCTCCAACTGTTAGGAATCACCTTGCCGAAACAGCCGAATCAATTCCATCGGATTTGGGGTGCAATTCGCACCCAATGGATTCTTAAAAACAAGAGCATTGAAGATTTAGCGGCCTTGCCAACTATGAGCAATCCGGAAAAATTGGCCGCCATGAGAATTTTAGTCGCCATGACCCCAGCGGCCTATGTCTCTTCAGTGAATATGCTGCATCTGGTGGTTTATACCATGATTGACCTCTGTGTCAAGCATGGCAACTCGGTGCTTTCTGCCTTTGCCTACGGGTTTTATGGGGTGTTGTTGTATGGTTCCTGGTCCGATATTAAGGGAGGCGATCGCAGTGGTGAACTCGCCTTACGACTGTTAGAGCAATTTGACGACAAAACCATGAAAGCGAAGGTGGGGGATTTAGTTTATGCCCATATCAAACACGCCAAAATTCCCCTCCAGGATACCATCGCACCCTTAAAAAAAGCCTTTAATTATGGCCTAGAAACCGGGGATATCGAATGGGCCGGCCATGCTGCCCTCCATTATTGTAACCATAATTTATTTCGCGGCGAACCCCTGGATGCAGTGGCCGCCGAGTCTGACCATTATATTGCTTGGATGGTCCAACTTAAGCTGGACTTTCATGTTCATTATGCCCGAATTTGGCGACAATTCATTCTCAACTTACAAGGAGAATTACCCAATCCCTGCCTCTTGAGTGGAGATAGCTTTGAGGAAGAAACCCTGCTTCCTACCTTGATTGAATCCAACAATACCATGTCGGTATTTGCGGCCTATCTCGCCAAAACCATTTTATGTTATTTATTTGGGGAATATGAACGGGCGGTTTATTATGCCGCCTTAGCGGAGAATTATCAACAGGGCGTGGTCGGTTTACTCAGTGTCAATGAACACAATTTTTACCAGTCTTTAGCCTTACTAGCACTCTATCCCCAAGGGACAACTGCCCAGAAAATCAGAGGGTTGGCGCGGGTCCAACTGGCCCAGCAAAAAATGAAGCGATGGGCCTTACACGCCCCACAAAACTATCGACATAAGTATGAGTTAGTTGAGGCGGAAAAAGCCCGGGTTTTAGGGCGAACCGTGGCGGCGATGAATCATTACGATCGCGCCATCAAATCCGCCCGCAAATATGGTTACATTCATGAAGCTGCGATCGCCTGCGAACGGGCCGGAGAATTTTATCAGCAACTCAACCTCGACAAAATCACCTCCACCTATATCACCGAAGCCTATTATGCCTATTTGCGTTGGGGGGCAACTCGCAAAGTCAGTGAACTAGATGCCACCTATTCCAATTCCATCGCCCGGGGGAGTTTGGAGGGACAAGGGGGAGTCATGAGCACTACCACCACCATTTCTACAACCACAGGCTCTCATGCCGGTTTACTTGATCTCACCGCATTTGTCAAAGCCTCCGCTGCAATTAATGGGGAAATCGTCCTCGACAATCTGCTCAAAAAGCTGATGAAAATTGTCATGGAAAATGCGGGAGCAGAAACCATTTCCTTGATTTTAGAAACCAACAATAAACTCTATATAGAAGCCACCGGAAGCACCCACGAAACAGAGGTGATGATCAGCCAACATATCCCGGTGGAAAATAGCAGTCGCCTGCCGCTTTCTATCATCAACTATGTCGCCCGGACTCAGGAATCGGTGGTGATTAAAGAGGCGATCGCTGAGGAACGCTTCATCCATGACTCCTATATTATCGACGATCAACCCCAGTCCATCCTCTGTGCGCCCATCGTTCATCAGAGTAAACTCATCGGCATTCTATACTTAGAAAATAACATCACCACCGGGGCCTTTACTCCGGACCGCTTGGAAGTCCTCAAACTCCTCTCCTCCCAAGCCGCAATTTCCATTGAAAATGCCCGCCTCTATACCAACTTACTCACCTCATCGGAAGAGTTAGAACGGAAAAATCGGGCCTTACAAGACCTGGATGAACTCAAAGATGAATTTCTCGCCAGTACCTCCCATGAACTCTGCACTCCCCTGAATGGAATTATCGGGATTACCGAATCCATGTTAGATGGGGCCACCGGAGAGATGAGCGAATTGCAACGGGCCAATCTCTCCCTGGTCTTCTCTAGTGGTCAAACTCTGGCGCAATTGGTCCAGGATTTGCTCGACTTTTCTAAGCTCAAGCATAAAAATATCCAACTTGACCTTAAACCCTTGGGAATGCGGGAAATTACCAATGTCGTCCTCACCATCTGTCAACCCTTAGTTAGAGGAAAAACCCTGCAACTGGTGAATGCCGTAGGGAAAGATGTTCCCCTGGTGGATGCCGATGAAAACCGCGTCCAGCAGATTTTACATAATTTAGTCGGGAATGCTATTAAATATACCGATGCCGGGACCATTGAAGTTTCGGCATCAGTGTTATCGGGACAAGAAGGACTCATGACAGAAGATGAGGAGGGAGACACAGCGGATGGGGGATGGAGTCGTGTGAGATATCCCCGTTCCATCCTCCAAGGCAAAGTGACTCGTCCGGCAATGACTCTGGAAACCGAACATTTATATTTAGCTATTACCGTCTCGGATACGGGGATTGGGATTACCGAAAGTAAGTTAAGTCAGATTTTTGAACTCTTTGAGCAAAGCGATGGGACCTCACTCCGCGCTTATGGGTCTGTGGGGTTGGGATTGTCGATCGCCAAGCAACTGGTGGAACTCCATGAGGGAAAAATCTGGGTGGAGTCGAATGTCGGAGAAGGGTCTCGGTTTACCTTTACCCTCCCGATCTCGGCGAACCAGGTTCAGACCCCAGAAATTCCCTCCCGTGAACCCGAGGAACCCGAGGAACCCGTTGTCACGGAAGAAGAGAACGTCCCAATTTCCGGGGCGATCGCCCCGGTGGAAGGGTGGCGGACCCGGAGTAATGGCGAGTTCCAAATTTTAATCGTGGATGATGAACCGATTAATTTACAAGTGCTGGTTAATCATTTATCCCTGGAAAATTATGCGATCGCCACGGCGAGTAATGGACCCGAAGCCTTAGCAGAAATGGAAAATGGCTTGCGACCCGATTTGATTTTGCTGGATGTGATGATGCCAAAAATGACCGGCTATGAAGTCTGTCAGCGGATTCGCGAAAAGTTCCCCGCCAATGAGTTACCTGTGGTGTTGTTAACCGCCCGCAATCAAGCCTCGGACATGATGGAAGCCTTTGGATCCGGGGCCAATGATTATTTAACGAAACCCATCTCTAAAAATGAGCTGTTGGCGCGGATTAAAATGCACATCCAACTGTCGAAAATCAACCTGGCTTATGCCCGGTTTGTGCCGCGAGAATTTATCCAGTTCCTGGGCTATGACACCATTTTGGATGTGCAATTGGGGGATCAGGTTCAGAAAGATATGACCATTCTGTTCTCGGATATTCGCTCCTTTACCACCCTTTCGGAACGGATGTCTCCTCGGGAGAATTTTAACTTTATCAACTCTTATTTGAGTCGAGTCGGTCCGGTGATTAGAAATCATCATGGGTTTATTGATAAATATATTGGGGATGCGGTGATGGCGCTATTTCCTGATACCGCAGAAGATGCCATGCGCGCGGCGATCGAGATGCAAAAACAGGTGATGATTTATAACGTACATCGCCAAAAAAGTGGCTATATGCCGATCGCCATTGGGATTGGCCTCCATACGGGCAGCTTGATGCTGGGGACCATTGGGGAAGAACAGCGCATGGAAACCACGGTGATTTCTGATGCGGTGAATTTAGCCTCCCGCATGGAAGGACTGACAAAATTGTATGGGGCCGCCATTGTCATCAGTGGACAAACTTTGATTCATTTGGATGACCCCACAAAGTACAATTATCGATTTTTAGGCAAGGTTCAAGTCAAGGGTAAAAAAGACTCGGTGGCGGTGTTTGAAGTGCTAGATTGCTATCCTCAAAGTTTGATTGATACAAAGCTCGGCTCTCGGACTAAATTTGAGCGAGGAATTGTTTTATATCAAGGGGAAAAATTTGCGGAAGCTCATCAATTATTTAGAAAGGTATTAGAAAATAATCCCCAAGACCAAGCGGCGCGGTTCTATGTGGAGCGTTGCGAATATTTCTTGAGACATGGCATCTCGAAAGTCTGGGAGGGGTTAGATCCGCTGAATGTCAATGAGAAATTATAA
- a CDS encoding P-loop NTPase fold protein — MEINLRKFYQACNPSKTLSIGNPEDRPYYIDFSGVRGGKIIEELGRTITRLSPDIPTCQLFTGHIGCGKSTELLRLKSQLEEAEFHVVYFESSRDLEMADVDISDILLAIARQVTENLAGSGIALTSSYFTKLFKEITEVWQAPIDIDPTADLAISIAQITSQAKESPKLRTQLRQYLEPRTSGILQSINEDILSVATQELQRREKRGLVVIVDNLDRVDNRPLPSGRSQTEYLFVDRGEQLRKLKCHLVYTIPLSLMFSHESEALKSRLGAGVAPKVLPMVPVRSRDGDDFEEGLELLRQMVLARAFPELTPPERLKVMTQVFDSAETLDRLCRISGGHVRNLLGLIYRCLQQEDPPFGRETIETVISERRNDLVLAIAPTDWELLNQVHETKNVRGEAAYQHLLRSMFVFEYRDRDAGRWFDINPILAEAQSKKEALSSSFPLPKIPSRVPKTHDDG, encoded by the coding sequence ATGGAAATTAATTTGAGAAAATTTTATCAAGCGTGTAACCCCAGTAAGACGTTATCCATTGGAAATCCGGAGGATAGACCGTATTATATTGATTTCTCCGGGGTCCGAGGGGGTAAAATTATTGAGGAGTTGGGCCGAACCATTACCCGATTGTCTCCGGATATTCCCACTTGTCAGTTATTTACGGGACATATTGGCTGTGGGAAATCCACGGAGTTGTTGCGGCTAAAGTCTCAATTGGAAGAGGCAGAATTTCATGTGGTGTATTTTGAGTCCTCTCGGGACTTGGAAATGGCCGATGTGGATATTTCCGATATTTTGCTGGCGATCGCCAGACAGGTGACGGAAAATCTGGCAGGAAGTGGAATTGCTCTGACTTCTAGCTATTTTACCAAGCTGTTTAAAGAAATTACTGAGGTCTGGCAAGCGCCCATTGATATTGATCCCACGGCGGATTTAGCCATTTCTATCGCTCAAATTACCAGTCAAGCGAAAGAAAGTCCTAAACTGCGAACGCAGTTACGGCAATATTTAGAACCGCGTACCAGTGGGATTTTACAATCGATTAATGAGGATATTCTCTCGGTGGCAACTCAGGAGTTGCAACGGCGGGAGAAACGGGGGTTAGTGGTGATTGTGGATAACCTCGATCGCGTGGATAATAGACCTTTACCTTCCGGGCGATCGCAAACGGAATATTTATTCGTTGATCGCGGTGAACAACTTCGCAAGCTCAAATGTCATTTAGTTTATACGATTCCCCTCTCTTTAATGTTTTCCCATGAATCCGAAGCGCTCAAAAGCCGACTGGGGGCAGGGGTGGCCCCGAAAGTGCTGCCAATGGTGCCGGTGCGATCGCGCGATGGGGACGACTTTGAGGAAGGGTTAGAATTACTCCGGCAAATGGTTTTGGCCCGGGCATTTCCGGAACTGACTCCCCCAGAACGGCTAAAGGTCATGACCCAAGTCTTTGATAGTGCGGAAACCTTAGACCGCTTGTGCCGGATTAGTGGCGGCCATGTGCGAAATTTATTGGGGTTGATCTATCGCTGTTTACAACAAGAAGACCCGCCTTTTGGTCGAGAAACGATTGAAACTGTCATTTCGGAACGGCGGAACGACTTGGTGCTGGCGATCGCCCCGACGGATTGGGAATTGCTCAATCAAGTGCATGAGACGAAAAATGTTAGAGGTGAGGCCGCCTATCAACATTTATTGCGAAGTATGTTCGTGTTTGAATACCGCGATCGCGACGCCGGTCGTTGGTTTGATATCAACCCCATTTTGGCAGAAGCTCAATCCAAAAAGGAAGCCCTCTCTTCGTCTTTTCCTCTGCCTAAAATCCCGAGTCGAGTACCCAAGACCCACGATGACGGTTGA